CTCATGCAGAGCACATTCAGAACATATGCAGAGCACATACATCAGATACTatacatcacatactgctaccgTGCCTACAGCAGATGTTAGAGCATCTGTCAGCACATCATGCTCACTAAATaatactactccccctcaatatcagAGATGagcaaaaatttaatcaaacatttttactccccctcaaAATCAAGGATGAACAAAAATTTAATCAGGCATTTTTACTCCCCAAAAAAATACATATCAGAACTAAAGTATCCGAGTACCACATGCATATCAAaacttactcccccttaattctTGCAGAGCAACCATAAGTACTACGACACATATCAGATGTTGCAACATCAGATAGCACATCAACATACTGCACACTACTAACTAccaactactcccccttttttagacaaaatagggtcttcataGAAATAGCAGAAAAACCAGAGACATAGTGCAGAATATCACAGTCCAGATGCACACAAGGTGCTTAAATTTAGATCACAGCCTACACATGGAAAATAAATCCAAAAGAAACATTACACAGAGACACTGTCTTGGGGAATCATTTCCCTCATCTTCAACCTCAGAGTCTTCTTCCTCATTATCACCACCTGCACCAACACTCAGATTCTCATCAACACCTGCGTCAGTTGCTTCTAATGCAGCTTCTTCAAGCTTCAGAGCATGAATCATTCGCTCAAAACACAACTTCTTTTCATCCAGCTAACTAGAGGTTGTAAAAAAAAGCATATCTACTACCTCCATCACAACAAACAGATAGTCAACATTCACAAAATAGACATTTCCCCTTGTTTGCATAATATGACAAGGGCATAAGAAAACATTGTTCCAATCTCCCATGAACAGTCTTTGGCTGAGGTTCATCCAAGAAGTCAACCTCATCAAGATCAATCatctcttgttcttcatctaCTATCTTTTCAGACTCAGTATCTTTATCACCAAGAGAGACAACTTTCTCTATACTTTCCTCTGTTTTAGAGTCTTCAATAGCATCAGCAGGAATATCATTCTTTTCTTTGTCCTGCAATTCATCTTCAGTAACAGCCTCAAAATCACAGCTATCACCAAAAGACTCAGTGGTAGTGGCAGCATTTGGATTAGGCTGGACAGAGGATGTTCCAACATCCTGTGCAACATCAAGGGTAGTAATGTTCTCCTTGATAGAAAAAGTAACAAGCTCAACAACAGAATCAGAGATGGACTTATCAGATGGAGCCACATGATCATTCACAACTACAAATGGTTGTACAGTAGCATCAACAGTATTATCAGAGTTTAACATGGTGATCTGATTggaataaaatagtttttgatTGAATTGAACTTCAAACAAAGCACAATCAGTGGGACAGTAGGTGAAAGAGAGTTGATTGCATGTTATGACACGGTTATGGCAATTTTGATATGATTGCTCGGAATTAGCGTGCATCACTGGTGGGAGCGAAGTGAAAAATGTGGTTGCACGCTCAAAACACCTTAACTGCTACAATTCCTTATgtaggcaaattcctaatttgccccttagtCTTTCAAACTCAACAACATCCAATGCTTTACTGAATATGCATCCAATAGCAACATGATCAAGcttcacaatattttcttcaacTAAATCCCTAATAAATGGGACTTTGTTGACACGGGGAAGTTCTGATTTAGGATCAGCAGATTCATTGTTAGAACCTGAAACTTCATCAAATACAATATCAAATGACTGTTGAATGGATGATTCATCATCTGCTGTTTTGGTTGATGATGCATCATCAACTACCACATTCATTAATTCCACGGTAACTTTAGTTCTAGAGTTATAAACTCTGTAAGCTCTGCTGTTTGTGGAGTATCCAAGAAAAATGCCTTCTGATGTACAGGAATCAAAGAATTTTGCATTCTCAAATTCATTTCCACGATCACTTCTTATTCTTACAATAACAAcctccttttctctttgaagttgtaagcataagtttctaaaagtttcaaagctgtctgatttttctctaaggaaATCTATCCAAGTGAATCTAGAAAAATCATCTTCCAAAGCAAAAACATACCTTTTACCACCAAGATTTTCAGTCTGCATAGGTGCCATCAGATCTATGTGTAATAGTTCAAGTGCTCTAGATGTAACCGGATGTTGGAGCCTCGGATGTGCCACCATGGTTTGCTTGCCTATTTGGCACTCACCACATATAGTTCCTTCCTCAATCTTGAGCTTTGGATTTCCCTTGATTGCTTCTTCTGCTATGACCTTTTTCAAACCTCTCAGATGTAAGTGACCCattttttgatgccacagcttcaCTTTATCCTCTTTGCTTAAGAGACAAGTGGACAAGTGGTTTTCTTCTTCAGAgacccataagtagcagttgtcctTTGACATCACACCCTTCATCAAGAGTCTTCCTTCTTCATTTGTAACAAGACATTCTGACtttgtgaagtttactttcatgccttgatcacacaACTGGCTAATGCTGATTAGATTAGTTGTAAGACCTTTCACCAATAGAACATTATCTAGATTTGGCAATCCATTGTTGATTAGATTCCCAATTCCTTTTATCTCTCCCTTAGCTCCATCACCAAAGGTTACataacttgtggcataggattttaagTTGGCAAGATATccttccactccagtcatgtgtcttgaacatccactgtcaaagtaccaatcttgtctagatgatgcttgtagtgatgtgtgagctatcagacatacatcattctctttttctttccacTCTTTCTTAGTCTTCACATTTTCTGGCTTTGGTGCAGGTGACCGGAAACTCTTTGGGTAACCATACAATTtatagcagtaaggccttatgtgccctttcTTACCACAATAGTGACATCTCCAGTTCCTTCTCCTAGATTTAGGTCTTGAGCAGTTATTCCGATGTGGAGGAGGATGTTGAGGCATCGATCCAGTCTGTGCAGGAGGCTTAGGTTTGGGTTTTAACCAAGTGTCAGTTCCCTGGTGTGTGGGAGGATGTGGTGGTAAAAAGCCAGCACTGACAGGAAAAGTCTTCTCGATGGGAGTACtgattgtagctttgttgtaTCCCATTTGTTGATCAACAATCTCATAGTCAAAGCCAATTGGTTTCTTTCCTGCACTTTGTTTCAATAGCATTGCTTGGAATTTTTCTTCTCCTGATCCATAAACTCTGACTTGTCttctagcatgctccaagtcGACATTTagtttttcaatctctttgttgagaGCATCAATTTTTGCAAGATGGTCATTCTTCTCAGCCTGTAGTTGACAATTcgccttcttttgtttttccaatgCTTTGCAGAATTCATTGCTCCTAATGAATAAATCCTTATAGGTAGCCAGTAGTTCTTCATAGGAtgtttcatcacatgattcagcaTCAGACTCACACAGACCTGTCAGTGCATTGACATGTTTTGCAGATCCACTTTCAGTTTCCTCCTCTGAgtcatcctcatctgaccaagtgatagccagacttttcttttgtctcTTCAGAAAGGTAGGACATTCAGCTTTGATGTgtccatatccttcacattcttGACACTGGACCCCTTCTGACTGACTGGTTTTCTCATCACTTCTAGCCCTTCTTTGATCATTGGTCTGTTTGTTGATGTCGAGCTTGATGCTTGGCACATTGAACTTAGACTTTTTGTCCATTCTTTTCACGATTATGTTGAATTGTCTTCCTAGCAAGACCATTGCTTCTGACaaactttcatcactctccaaatctgattcttcatcttctctagTGTTGGAGGCAAAggctaaacttttatttttcttttcttttctttgattcaTGCCTAActcataggtttgaagtgagcctattagttcatccacttgaatgttgACCAGATCTTGAGATTCTTCAATTGCTGtcactttcatgtcaaacctcttaggtagagatctgagaattttgctcacaagcttttcatctgatatgggttctcccaaggcatcaaaagaatttgcaaattctaaaatattcatgtgaaaatcatgaatagtctcttcttccttcatactcagattttcaaagtttgtgcgaagcatctgaagtttggacaactttaccttgttggttccttcatgtgATTTCCTAAGTATCTCCCACGCATGTTTAGCCACAGTGCATCGTTTgacaagtctgaacatgttgatgtccaccccattgaatatggcattTAAGGCTTTTGAGTTTCCTAGAGCTAAGTCATCCTCGTCTTTAGAATAGTCTTTTGTAGGCTTGATTTCACTGGTTTTctttccatccttatcaatgaccACTGGGGGTTCCCAGccattttctacagctttccatgttctgctatcaatggatttaagaaaaaccatcatcttagctttccaataatcatagttctcaggccctATCAGTAGGGGCGGTCTGGAAAttgttcctccttccttgtccatttCGCCAGAAAGtactttccctggagctcaccctaaatccagaacagggtgcctgctctgatgccaattgaaattctggcacactagtaacacgatgttgaacacgatgctccaacactgtatgtttgattcgatgatccaacactgtgttcaacactgaactagacgaacaataaggaaatataaaatgcacgaaacagaataacacagttatttgttaacccagatcagcataacagcctactctgggggataccaatccaggagtgaatccactatgatagtattagttcaaagccctcaataaacgccccgtttatgacttctcacctaatcaccacccgtgctatattctacctaagtcacacctaggtatgagaacctccgctcaactcctcttaatcacagccactgtgatcgtacacgttACAGTTtacagatgaagacacacttcttaaaacaaccaccaattccgtacttcaaagcttaggaatggttcatacacactatctccttgcttagaatctccggagatattacaacacagtaACACACAGTCCTTAATCTTGCATCAATGTAATACAAGAAGAGGAACAcaattaacaatactaaaaccctaaacacacgctttgtaaaactCAATTTCGGCTTCAGTGACTTGAACAATGGTGTCAATATTCTTTAAATAACCTACACTAGCacaggctaggtcttcaatgGTCTTCAATAACACAGCATGATTAAAGGTTCCTTCAAGaaataatcttcaattaaaatgttttgtttccttaacttgaagatctgattagcaaacaaaactgggtcacgagatccattattaattatacgTGACAGTGCTACTtatcacaaatatattttcaccaaatatttattccttccataaatatatttattgtccataaatatattttagaatcaaatcttttatctcttaatattgaggaacaaataattcataaatcgcttactgaagattctggaaacacctgtgtgttggcacacaaattaaaaggcgtggattaattcttcaaacaaatcttacgcaaaaatatatcattcgcgaaaacagagcgcactggatgtggtgtccaatgttgaagcatgaatgttgtatccaatgttgaagcattctatccaacatcttgcttgaatatttgttttagcaaaatgaggccaacataaaacaccaacaaGAACAACCATGGttcaaaataataaagataCAAAAAACACTAACAATGATCACTGTTAGCAAGTCTAACATCGGATGTGAGTTGGTCTGGACAAGGGTTTATAGGTAAGAGGCACTCACCTTAAAAGCCGGTTTTGTAGAgttgagttaggctcaatacCCAATTCTAAATACTATGGTGATATTACAATATTATCCCCTGAATAAATTGTTACATTTCAATGCAGTGGTTATATGGCTCCAGAATATGCAATGCATGGAGTATTTTCGGATAAATCAGATGTCTTCAGCTTTGGAGTTTTGCTAATAGAGATTGTTAGTGGAAGACGAAACTCAAGCTTTTATGAAAGTGAAAATTCTCTGACTCTCTTAGGATTTGTAAGTCTACACAAATCATTAAATTAGTATTGAAATGATGGAACTTTTGTagctttctttttcttctgataaaacataaatttgatttttgttacATTTTAGGCCTGGATTCAATGGAAGGAAGACAACATTTTAAGTTTAATAGAACCAGAAATATATGATGATAGTCATCATAAGAATATTTTGAGGTGCATACATATAGGACTTCTATGTGTACAAGAAGCAGCAACAGACAGACCTACCATGGCTGCAGTGATTACTATGCTTAACAGTGAAACTATCGACATTCCACCTGCAAGACAACCTGCATTCCTCTTGAGGCAGAATATGATGAATACAATCTCTTCTGAATCGTATTCCAATAATGTTTTGAGTATCACAGACCTTCATGGAAGATAGAAAATTGTTGAAGCTTTGTGAAAACGATACAACTCTATAACTCGAGGGGGTAACTAGTTCTGTAAATGGGGAACTCCACACACAATTTTGACTATCACATGCGCGCGCCACTGTCTGGCTGAGCCGGGCATGGGCCTTGTATTATCACTCATTGATAGTTAGTTACTAACTGactgagttttttttatttttttcttctttgcttTCTTCCATACtatgtatatatatagaatTCTTGATCAATGAAGAGTTTTGAGCTTATTTCCTTTTCTACACACTTACAGAGAGAAACTTGCAAATGAGTTTAAGGGATGATTTGTGTTAAAATTAATAGTTCAACTAACtgtttgattaaaattaattagtagTTTAACTAaccgataaataaaaaaactaaccaATTGATTAAAACTAACATATTAGGCTTGGTTTTTGTAAAATACGGGTTGTTGAGCGCCGTAAGGCAATCAATAGaaatagttagttagttagttgttGTGTTTGCTCCTCCTTATAAATACGTTTTctcaatttataaaaaaaatatagcttTGGAGTTTGAGTTTGAGATGTCACGATCAATTTCAACCGAAGATAGAATTAGTTCTCTCCAAGACCCGATTCTCTGTCACATTCTTTCTTTTCTCCCAACCAAATTCGCTGCAACCACAACCGTCCTTTCAAAGAGATGGAACCTACTATggattctttttatttaatggtacattttttttaatgaacctACTACTTTCTGTTTGATTACTctttataaaaatcatttttttaaaatgttttacTCGTAAGTTCCTTAATCCCATAATCTACTTCTTAGATctccatgatttttttttcttcaaaggaTCTTATATTTAGGAACTGAAATAGTAATATAGAATTTGTTGTTTAATAAGATTTTCCGAACTTTCGCTACCTCCAAATCTTAGGTAGGATCTCTAATTTGAGTACATTTTGCTACCACTAAATGATAAAAGAAATTGGGAAGAGATTGAGTTTGAACtgatttctaaatttttttacatcACATCAGGACATGAGATACAGATGGAACAAAAGATACTACCAATTTCCCATTCATCCAAATCTAACCTACATGGAGCTTATCCTGAAGAACAATAGTTCTGAGAAATGGAAGTGGATCCTAGAAGTGCTGAAACATTGTCCCAAACTTCAAAATCTTACCATTCaagaggtttttttttaatatctggcaatttatttatttatttatttatttattttttcttaacaCTTTTTCACctattttatttaacaaaaaagtaTGTGAATTGTTGATAGGATTCTATATTTGAAAATGAAGTTGTGGATAATTGGATGGATCCACTAATTGTTCCGGAATGCCTTTCCACACAGCTCAAAACATGCTTGCTTAAAGGCTTCAAAAGCCATGCGATTCAATTTGCAAAATATATTATACAGAATTCGAAAGTATTAAACATCATGTCAATTAAGTGTTCCTACCTAGATTTGTATGTCAAGTACCAAATAGTAACGAAATTAACTTTATCTGAAAGAGCCTCAACAACATGTAAACTCGTATTTGATTGATGGCATTTAGGGCATGGTTGGTTGCAATGGTTCTTATATGTTTGCTTTTTATATTAGATTCTACATTTTCAACGGGTAGATTTATTGATTGAAAAGAATTGAATTCTTATTGAtgattgttttttaattaagttatatTGATTTCTTTCACTTTTTGATGTAATgaattttatgtgtaattagTACCATGCAAATGTGCTTGCAGTATTTTTCTCATGATATTTGTTTTAgtaattaatcaatttttttcttttgatatctCGGTATTCGTCCTAGTGACTAAATCGAAAGACATCAATTTGTACAATCTTTCTTTTGATAATACTGTAGTGACCGAGATTCAAATCCCGATGctcatatttcttatttttttgacaatattgaTAACAAATTCTAACCATTAAACTACCGGAAAAAAACAATTGTGGACtcaatattttgatattattcTAACCATTAAACTaccaaaaataacaaagagccaACATGATAGGATTAAAAATAGGTTAAGTTTATCATTTCCTAATGGTGCACCAAACAAAAGATTTAAACAGGATaggttaattttatattatcatGTCTTCCTATCAAGCACACCAAACAGGCCCTTAATTGATATGCACaaatttaatgaaaaagaaaagaggaaAAATTTCGAGTGTGGACTCTTCAATTATTTTGTACAAATAGTTTAAATGGGAGATTATTGGATGATTAGTTAAACATTGGCCTTATTTGTTAATAGTTACATAAATTTCacttaaattaaactaattaaatgTGATCTAATAatattatgatttatgatttttgatatgttttgactttttatgattagtttattttttctaaaagatatgatttaaaaatttattttattcgtagctttataataataataataataataataataaaagcgGAAAAATACCCTAAATTTTCTCATATAAGACACAAAGTCACAAACCTAGTTAACACTGTTAAGTTGTCGTCGAAACAGATAAAAATCCCTTATTACTTTTGTATTTTCATCACTCCAACCTCTTCTTATTTCTTTTGCCTCTTGTTCCTTCCAAATAACACCTACATCATTGGAGCATCactgaagaattttttttaaagttgttTTTTGCTTGCCGTCGTATTTTCTAGCTGTCGTTTTTGGCTCGCCGTCAATTTCCTCTATTTCCTTCTAGCTATTGCTGTGAGTTGCCAGCTTCAACCTCTTTCATTCTATGCAGTATCGCGGCAACAGGCTCTCTCTTCATCGATTTTGGATTAGGGTTTGAGTTTGAGATGTCAAGATCAATTCCAACGGAAGATAGGATCAGCTCACTACCAGACCCAATTCTACATCACATTCTTTCTTTTCTCCCAACCAAATTGGCTGCAATAACTTCCACCCTCTCAAAGAGATGGAATCCACTATGGCTCTCTGTTCCCACTCTCAACTTCGACGACACATGGTCCGAAGACTTCATCTCCTTTCGCCATTCTGTGTCAACAGTCTTTCTTGCAAGAGACATCAATTTACCCATCCGATCCTTCCACCTAAAATGTTCAAACCAGCACTTCAACGCATACGACGTTAATCGATTTATTTATGCTGCATTACAACGAGTTGGAATCGAGAAACTCGATCTCAACATGTCTGGCAGGGTTTCCTTAAGAGTCAAATTACCTGATAGCATTTTCAGTTGTAAGACACTTGTTGCTCTTCATTTGAGAGGGTTAAAACAACTGAATGATCTTTCTCATATGGTTATGGATTTACCTCGGCTCAAAACTCTCCATTTGTCTAATGTACTTTTCCGAAGTGTTGAATATCTTCCAAAGCTTCTATCAAGATGTCCCATTCTAGAGGAAttgcatataaaatatttttatctaCATCATCGGCAGGAAATTGCTTTAAAGGAAAACTTTCAATGCTTACCGAATTTGATTAGAGCAAACTTTTCTAACTTCACTGTTAGTGTGGATGTTTTGTTTACTTTGTGTTGCAGGGCACAGGTTTTGCATGTAGAATTGGTAAGaatactatgattatgaaatttAACTTAACTTagtttaatattgtgatttaaGGATTATTATTTTCATCTATGATATTATATCACTCCCTCTGTTCCTTTTTAAGTGTTGTTTTTTATGACAATGTACAACTTTGATCACTAGTATCTGCAATTATCGagtataaaatttataaaatttttatattttgaaaataattatcgaaacaaattaaacaacatCGTAAATGCTTGACTTCTAACTTTTGTACATCACACCAGAACATGAAACGCTTGAACACGAGTTACCGCCAATTTCCTATGTGTCACAATCTAACCTACATGGAGCTTATCCTCAAGAATAATCATTCTGAGAAGTGGAACTGGTTGCTAGAAGTGCTGAATCATTGTCCCAAACTTCGAAATCTTACTATTCTTACTGATGAGGTTTTGTTCATGTCTTGGAATTTCTTTGTCTTTTTACCTGAACATTTTTTCAcctgttctttttttttataaaaatgtgtaTTGTTGACAGGATCCTCGGCATGGATATGGAGTTTTGGATAATTGGATGGATCCAGCAATTGTTCCGGAATGTCTTTCAACACGGCTCAAAACATGCTTGCTTAAAGGCTATAAAAACACGGAATGTGAGATTCAATttgcaaaatatattttgcaGAATTCGAAAGTACTAAACACCATGTCAATCAAGAGTGCTTCATCCCTAGATTTAAATATCAAGCACCAAATGATAACGAAATTAACTTCATCCAGAAGAGCCTCAACAACATGTGAActctttttttattgatgaCAGTTAGGGCATAGTTGCAATGATTACAGTAAGATTTGATGGTTGAAAAGACATAAACTGTTTCATTTTGAAAATCGGAATTTAGTTTTTAGATGTTTGAGAATGTTAAGACTAGGATGAGTTACTTAGCTGTATTCCTTCTTGTTTGCCTATTTTTGCTCAATCATCTTAGTTTGTCTAATGAATATATTGGTTTGAATATTTACTCTGATGATTAAATCTACTATTCTTATAGTTATTTACTTATACTCATCTTAATGCATGAACATCGTTCTTGTAACACACTAATTACCAGACAGAATGCTAGGTCAGGTGTGTAAAGAAATAACATAATCATAATTTTCCTCAAAAGACAATATATGTCTGAAACACTGACTAAGTCGATAAAGCCAAACATTTAAGAAAACTATAGAACACCAAAGATTGACTTAGTTATGAGTTTAAGAGACTTACTAATCCTAAAAGCATTGGAGAATTCTCGCAATCATAAAATCTTGAATTTCGTCTTCTACTTATTGTCATGACCGAATCTCATGCCATGACTTGATTCTTATCTTTCCTTTGATTATAAGTTAAAAGGAACTATGCTCATTAggaaaaaagggtatttttttttttgaagcagcaAAAATTTATTAACTCAACCTTAAGCACAAGAAGTACACAAGGGTATCTAGTATTCTTTTTCATTCTCTAatcaattaataatttttattaatgaattttcattttcttttctattggTTCTAATTTGTAAGTTAACACTATCTCATCTTTTAAATCCCAAATTATAGGAACTATAGCTCGATGGGTAAAATTGTATATGAGCATTATTATTGCTTACTAGTACATAACTATTTTATAATAAGGAGaagcacatgttaagaagataaatgtgaaaaGAATTTATTGAACTTATGATGTATTCAATTctataaacattaaattctttgtatcattaaatgctatatttctattaggtagcttaacatgtgccttagggcacaagttaacataacccttataataattataagttACCACGGTTGTTTCTTCCTCTGTTGTTGTTGCCACGATttgggttgttgttgttggtaaaATGGCTGACGGAATTAGCAGTGGGTGTGGCGGAAGAAGATGAATTATCAGAGGTTTGAGATTTCATGAGCAAGGCTGCCGGTGTAAGTGTACAATGTAAATACCCTTGTAACTATACAGTAAATGGATTAGTTTAGACTTAATATGTTTAGATTAGACTAAGCATTATATACAAGTGTGTTAGCTTACTGATTAGGAACTAACACACTCCTAGTTCAAGTCTATATAAAGACTATATCTGTATTGTAATCTTTAGATAACAAGATCAATAACAAACAGAAGAATCAGTTACAAAACGGTTATGCTccactctctctttctctctttcaaTAGCCGGAGATGATGTGTTACTGGATTCTCGTGCAATGCGTTGGGCCATGGTTGATTCTTCCAATTCCAACCGAGATTTCGCCGTTTCAAATTGCGGCAGCGGGTCGTGTTGCTGAATATACGTGAGGAAACCTACATATGAATCAGTGAGTCCAGAAATCATCTTTAATACAAGACGAGTGTTGTTCACGGGAGAATCAACATTATCAAGTTGATCGACGAGTAATTTGAGGCGATTGCAATAGGCTTTGGTAGATGGGAAGTCTTCCAAATTTGTGTTGGCGAATTGATGTTCGAGGTGGACGGCTCTCGAATGCTTGTTATCTCTAAACATAGCAGCAATTCGCATCCAACAGTTTTCAGCAGTGTCATTGATTACAAGAATGGAACTGAGAATGTCCTGGGTGACAGTAGCGTACATCCACTGCAAAACTACTGCGTCGAGGCGGTTCCAGAGGTTGGGATCGTTGTTCTTTGTTTGTTCTGCCGTTTGCTGATCTTTTTCATCGGTTGGAGGAATAATATGATCAAGTACATTATGGACACGGGCTTGAACTTGAAATAGAGCGGACCATGAGAGGTATATGCTTGAATCATTGTCCAACGTGATCGGGATGATCGATTTCACGTTGGTGATTGCAAACGCATAGTGAAAGTTGGGTTTTTGTGGTGTTGTTTTGATGCTGTCTGTGGTTGGTTCTGTCATGGTTGCA
This genomic interval from Trifolium pratense cultivar HEN17-A07 linkage group LG6, ARS_RC_1.1, whole genome shotgun sequence contains the following:
- the LOC123892370 gene encoding uncharacterized protein LOC123892370, which translates into the protein MTEPTTDSIKTTPQKPNFHYAFAITNVKSIIPITLDNDSSIYLSWSALFQVQARVHNVLDHIIPPTDEKDQQTAEQTKNNDPNLWNRLDAVVLQWMYATVTQDILSSILVINDTAENCWMRIAAMFRDNKHSRAVHLEHQFANTNLEDFPSTKAYCNRLKLLVDQLDNVDSPVNNTRLVLKMISGLTDSYVGFLTYIQQHDPLPQFETAKSRLELEESTMAQRIARESSNTSSPAIEREKERVEHNRFVTDSSVCY
- the LOC123892369 gene encoding FBD-associated F-box protein At4g10400-like translates to MELILKNNSSEKWKWILEVLKHCPKLQNLTIQEDSIFENEVVDNWMDPLIVPECLSTQLKTCLLKGFKSHAIQFAKYIIQNSKLSFLARRQFPLFPSSYCCELPASTSFILCSIAATGSLFIDFGLGFEFEMSRSIPTEDRISSLPDPILHHILSFLPTKLAAITSTLSKRWNPLWLSVPTLNFDDTWSEDFISFRHSVSTVFLARDINLPIRSFHLKCSNQHFNAYDVNRFIYAALQRVGIEKLDLNMSGRVSLRVKLPDSIFSCKTLVALHLRGLKQLNDLSHMVMDLPRLKTLHLSNVLFRSVEYLPKLLSRCPILEELHIKYFYLHHRQEIALKENFQCLPNLIRANFSNFTVSVDVLFTLCCRAQVLHVELNMKRLNTSYRQFPMCHNLTYMELILKNNHSEKWNWLLEVLNHCPKLRNLTILTDEDPRHGYGVLDNWMDPAIVPECLSTRLKTCLLKGYKNTECEIQFAKYILQNSKVLNTMSIKSASSLDLNIKHQMITKLTSSRRASTTCELFFY